CGAGGTCGCGAAGGTCACCATGCCGCGCGTGTTGCTCTGGGAGACCCGGTCATCCTGGATGCGCGCGACGCGCCACTTGGCGTTCAGCGCCGGATCGCCGTTGAGGCCGAACTGCACCATGAAACCGGAGATGACGCGGAAGAAACGGCCGTCGTCGAAGAAGCCGTTCTTGACGAGGTTATAGAAGCGGTCCGCGCCCAGCGGCGCCCAGGCCCGTGTCACCTGGATGACGAAGGAGCCCTTCGAGGTGTCGAACTTCGCCTTGTAAGTTGCCGGCGCCTGCTCCGTGAGTGCGGCGGGATCGCCGAGCCTGGCCTTTTGCGCCAAAGCCGGCTGCACCAGTACCGGAGCCAGACCGGCGGCGAGCACGGTCAGCGACAAAACCAGTCGGCGAGAGATCATGGATCGGTCTCCGGAAGATTCAGGATTTGGCGAAGCGCTTCTTCAGCCGCTCGGCGACGCTGGCCGGCACGAATTTCGACACGTCGCCGCCCATGCCGGCGATCTGGCGCACCAATGTGGCGGTGATCGGG
The Pseudolabrys sp. FHR47 genome window above contains:
- a CDS encoding peptidylprolyl isomerase; translated protein: MISRRLVLSLTVLAAGLAPVLVQPALAQKARLGDPAALTEQAPATYKAKFDTSKGSFVIQVTRAWAPLGADRFYNLVKNGFFDDGRFFRVISGFMVQFGLNGDPALNAKWRVARIQDDRVSQSNTRGMVTFATSGPNARTTQVFINFDDNSRLDGMGFAPFGKVISGMDVVDKLYAGYGEGAPNGQGPNQNRIQTEGNAYLTQSFPRLDHVTKATIVP